One genomic segment of Desulfocapsa sulfexigens DSM 10523 includes these proteins:
- a CDS encoding ABC transporter substrate-binding protein: protein MRKQLSAIVVICAFFFFAGSASAQKLTLMLDWFPNIDHLPIYVAQEKGLFAERGLEVEIISPSETADGLKLAASGNVDMAVSYEPQTIIAASAGLDVKVVGRLIEHPLTTLLFLKSEKIKTPKDLEGKKIGYTVPGLMDVMLKAFMSINGVENYEAINVGFTIVPALVAGNVDAVMGPFKTYETVTMAHQNLEADYFELEKWGIPDYEELIFVCGAKTLTEKKESIRSFIQAVETATAYLRKHPEEALETYLKALPEADAKVETDAFHLTLPFYAAPGGSNAAAWQQFADFSLQHGLIEKPVVTEDLIHIW from the coding sequence ATGAGAAAACAACTATCTGCAATCGTCGTCATTTGTGCATTCTTCTTTTTCGCAGGTTCAGCATCGGCCCAGAAGCTGACGCTGATGCTGGACTGGTTTCCCAATATTGATCATTTGCCAATCTATGTCGCTCAGGAGAAAGGGCTGTTTGCGGAGAGGGGACTGGAGGTGGAAATTATTTCACCCTCCGAGACGGCCGATGGCTTAAAGCTGGCTGCTTCAGGAAATGTGGATATGGCAGTCTCCTATGAGCCTCAAACCATTATTGCCGCGTCTGCGGGGCTTGACGTCAAAGTGGTGGGGAGACTCATTGAGCATCCGTTGACCACGCTCCTTTTTTTGAAAAGTGAAAAAATAAAAACCCCCAAGGATCTTGAAGGAAAGAAGATCGGTTATACAGTTCCCGGACTTATGGATGTTATGCTCAAGGCCTTTATGTCCATTAATGGAGTGGAAAATTATGAGGCGATCAATGTAGGATTTACCATCGTCCCTGCATTGGTTGCTGGAAATGTGGATGCAGTGATGGGACCTTTTAAAACTTATGAGACCGTGACCATGGCACACCAGAATCTTGAGGCAGATTACTTTGAGTTGGAGAAGTGGGGGATTCCTGATTATGAGGAGTTGATCTTTGTCTGCGGTGCAAAGACCCTTACTGAGAAGAAAGAGAGTATCAGAAGCTTTATACAGGCAGTGGAAACAGCAACTGCCTATCTGCGTAAGCACCCGGAGGAGGCATTGGAAACCTACCTTAAAGCCCTGCCGGAGGCTGATGCGAAAGTTGAAACCGATGCCTTTCATCTGACTCTCCCGTTTTATGCTGCTCCCGGTGGTTCGAATGCTGCTGCCTGGCAGCAATTTGCCGATTTCTCTCTGCAGCATGGTCTGATTGAAAAGCCTGTCGTTACAGAAGATCTGATTCATATCTGGTAG
- a CDS encoding ABC transporter ATP-binding protein, with protein MLSVSGLSKVFDQQPVFSGFDLTVTRNRFAVLIGPSGCGKSTLFDVLTGVTAPDEGRILWQESEVAHLGDLAAYMHQKDLLLPWFSLLENSLLPSRTGREDLKQARSRAMQLFSRLGLSGYEKYLPYQVSGGMRQRCALVRTLMFNRDLVLLDEPLSALDAITRKRLQSLLLLLQSEFDRTLLMITHDVDEALLLADDLYLLSAKPMRIIEKIVLHGDKPGRLNTPQLLAMKDMIMKRLGEDIDHGSF; from the coding sequence ATGCTTTCTGTCTCTGGATTAAGCAAGGTTTTTGATCAGCAACCGGTCTTTTCCGGTTTTGATCTTACTGTGACCCGGAATCGGTTTGCTGTGCTGATAGGTCCCTCTGGCTGTGGTAAGAGTACCCTTTTTGATGTCCTCACCGGGGTTACTGCGCCCGATGAAGGGCGAATACTGTGGCAGGAAAGTGAGGTGGCTCATCTCGGAGATCTGGCAGCCTATATGCACCAGAAAGACTTGCTGCTACCATGGTTTTCCTTGTTGGAGAACAGCCTGTTGCCTTCGAGGACAGGAAGAGAGGACCTGAAACAGGCCAGGTCACGAGCCATGCAGTTATTTTCCAGACTTGGGCTTTCAGGCTACGAAAAGTACCTGCCGTATCAGGTGTCCGGAGGGATGCGGCAACGCTGTGCTCTAGTGAGAACCTTGATGTTTAATCGGGATCTGGTTTTGCTCGACGAACCGCTTTCGGCGCTCGATGCTATCACGAGAAAGCGCCTTCAGTCTCTTCTGCTTCTGCTTCAGAGCGAGTTTGACAGGACCCTTCTTATGATTACTCATGACGTGGATGAGGCCCTTTTGTTAGCCGATGATCTCTATCTCCTCAGTGCAAAGCCCATGAGGATAATCGAGAAAATAGTGCTCCATGGTGATAAACCTGGAAGACTTAATACTCCGCAACTACTGGCCATGAAGGATATGATTATGAAGAGGCTGGGGGAAGATATTGATCATGGCTCGTTCTAA
- a CDS encoding sensor histidine kinase, whose product MRQPGGIRSKITFWFYLLLAFMIVSSSITYWIVRVVEEKHFTIEKADVFLEDILEVRLMEKNYLLYRDKESMERWLEYLDAVSRQLVTNNELFVRLSSFAEITEIQHALDVYKATFVQFQDPGADGDLIAEKIREQGSRLTTLTEELIVREHRTIHRLLALIRNSLLGGLPVFVLFFSAVAALLGKGIVSSLQQLERHAAKIAAGNFVELPNVGSDQEINNLVNAFNRMSRELKIRQQQLVRSEKLASLGTMLAGVAHEFNNPLSNISSSAQILAEELDAKDDIFALELVAQISAEANRAAAIVHTLLSLAREEKFQRNHYLLKPLLQEILDLLRGQSLKNIEIQLAVSDEIEIFADKQKIQQVFINLLRNGIDALDGQGVIIIRAWKNHGDVKIAISDNGPGIPQKMQEKIFDPFFTTKDTGQGSGLGLFIVHDIIVQHGGRITVDSAGKGAVFTIILPAGEIS is encoded by the coding sequence ATGCGTCAACCCGGTGGTATCCGCAGTAAAATAACTTTCTGGTTTTATCTGTTGCTGGCTTTTATGATCGTCAGTTCGAGTATTACCTATTGGATTGTTCGTGTGGTGGAAGAGAAACATTTTACCATTGAAAAGGCGGATGTGTTTTTAGAAGATATCCTCGAAGTGCGGCTGATGGAGAAGAATTATTTATTGTATCGTGATAAGGAGTCCATGGAGCGGTGGCTGGAGTATCTTGATGCAGTGAGCCGTCAGTTGGTTACAAACAACGAGCTTTTTGTCAGACTCAGTTCTTTTGCAGAAATTACTGAGATTCAACACGCCCTTGATGTTTATAAGGCGACCTTTGTGCAATTCCAAGACCCTGGGGCCGATGGTGATTTAATAGCGGAAAAAATTCGTGAGCAGGGAAGTCGTCTTACTACCCTGACGGAAGAACTTATAGTTCGGGAACATCGAACCATCCATCGTCTTTTGGCTTTGATCAGAAATAGTCTGTTAGGTGGATTGCCAGTTTTCGTCCTGTTTTTTAGCGCTGTTGCTGCTTTACTGGGGAAGGGAATTGTATCGTCTCTGCAGCAACTGGAACGACATGCTGCAAAGATTGCCGCAGGAAATTTTGTGGAATTACCAAACGTCGGTTCAGACCAGGAAATTAATAACCTTGTCAATGCGTTTAACCGGATGAGCCGGGAGCTTAAAATTCGTCAACAGCAGCTGGTGCGATCTGAAAAACTTGCTTCTTTGGGTACCATGCTGGCTGGTGTGGCCCATGAATTCAACAATCCGCTTTCGAACATATCCAGTTCAGCACAGATTCTTGCCGAGGAGCTTGATGCTAAAGATGATATCTTTGCCCTTGAATTAGTTGCGCAGATAAGTGCGGAAGCCAATCGTGCCGCAGCTATTGTCCATACCTTGTTGTCCTTGGCCCGGGAAGAAAAATTCCAAAGGAATCATTACCTGCTCAAGCCGCTTTTACAGGAGATATTAGATCTGCTTCGAGGGCAATCTTTAAAAAACATAGAAATCCAACTGGCTGTGTCTGATGAGATTGAGATTTTTGCAGATAAACAAAAAATTCAGCAGGTGTTCATTAATCTTTTGAGAAATGGTATTGATGCCTTGGACGGTCAGGGGGTGATAATAATCAGAGCCTGGAAGAATCATGGAGATGTGAAAATCGCTATCAGCGATAATGGCCCGGGCATTCCCCAAAAAATGCAGGAAAAGATTTTTGATCCTTTTTTTACGACTAAGGATACAGGGCAGGGATCCGGTCTTGGTCTCTTTATAGTTCACGATATTATTGTTCAGCATGGTGGTCGAATTACTGTTGATAGTGCGGGCAAGGGAGCGGTGTTCACCATCATTCTTCCTGCCGGGGAGATTTCCTGA
- the thiD gene encoding bifunctional hydroxymethylpyrimidine kinase/phosphomethylpyrimidine kinase, which translates to MKNYYRALTIAGSDSGGGAGIQADLKTFSALGCYGMTVITALTAQNTVRVLGIQAVPPEFIALQMDAVMTDIGADAVKIGMLHSPEVIGVVAESLQRYDCKTLVLDPVMVTRNGDKLLQDDAVQALKMFLFPMATVITPNLAEASILLGRDITEQSQMADACRDLTDLGCGRVFLKGGALSDSVSVDYFYDGSSGELLKLESPRIDTRNSHGTGCTISSAIAACLARGMELAAAVRKAKIYIDGALLGGAEVKIGSGHGPVHHFHDWWNI; encoded by the coding sequence ATGAAGAACTACTACAGGGCGTTGACCATTGCCGGATCCGACAGTGGTGGCGGCGCGGGAATACAGGCAGATTTGAAAACTTTTTCAGCCCTTGGCTGTTATGGGATGACGGTGATAACTGCATTAACCGCCCAGAACACGGTGAGGGTGTTGGGGATTCAGGCTGTTCCCCCGGAATTCATCGCTCTGCAGATGGATGCGGTTATGACTGATATTGGAGCAGATGCGGTAAAGATCGGGATGCTTCATTCTCCTGAGGTGATAGGGGTTGTGGCTGAGTCTCTGCAGCGTTATGATTGTAAAACGTTAGTGCTTGATCCTGTTATGGTTACCAGGAATGGTGATAAGCTTCTCCAGGACGATGCCGTCCAGGCTCTGAAAATGTTTCTTTTTCCGATGGCTACCGTTATCACTCCCAATCTTGCAGAGGCATCCATACTGCTTGGCAGAGATATAACGGAGCAGTCACAAATGGCCGATGCCTGCCGGGATCTGACTGATCTGGGGTGCGGCCGGGTATTCCTCAAAGGAGGTGCTCTTTCGGATTCTGTCAGCGTGGATTATTTTTATGACGGGTCGAGTGGAGAGTTGCTGAAACTTGAGAGTCCTCGGATTGATACCCGCAACAGCCACGGCACAGGTTGTACCATTTCCTCAGCTATTGCTGCTTGTCTGGCCAGGGGGATGGAGCTTGCAGCTGCAGTGCGTAAAGCCAAGATTTACATCGATGGGGCACTGCTGGGTGGCGCCGAGGTAAAGATAGGATCAGGTCATGGGCCAGTACATCATTTCCATGACTGGTGGAATATTTGA
- a CDS encoding sigma-54-dependent transcriptional regulator has product MSEVDILVVDDEEVALKNLCHVLRKEGYQVVAAKSGKQALSYLEKNEFPLVLTDLKMPQVDGMQVLKRVKSLYPQTEVIMITGFSTVDSAVESLKAGAYHYITKPFKLEEVRKVVFEAVQKYQLIQEVEELRKESACQESQLQIVTHNHLMKGLLEVAKQVAGTDTNIVISGESGTGKELLAKYIHRSSPRNEQTMLSINCGAFSEELLTNELFGHSQGAFTGADQDKKGLVEMADGGTLFLDEITEMPLSMQVKFLRVLQEQEVMRVGGTKPVKVNVRFVAATNRDLEKEVRSGHFRQDLFYRINVVSLKIPPLSDRKDDIPLLVRFFLDKYNSSMRKQITEISQDVLDTLQHYDFPGNVRELENIVERGVALATGNTLGLAQIPDDLRNLDIQTFRKSAGKYASMEEVEKSYIEWILKETGFNKTEAAKALGIDRVSLWRKIKKLGLE; this is encoded by the coding sequence ATGTCGGAAGTTGATATTTTAGTTGTTGATGATGAGGAAGTGGCCTTAAAAAACCTCTGTCATGTTTTAAGGAAAGAGGGATACCAGGTGGTTGCAGCCAAGAGCGGGAAACAGGCATTGAGTTATTTGGAAAAAAATGAGTTTCCCCTGGTCCTGACAGATCTCAAAATGCCACAGGTTGATGGAATGCAGGTCTTAAAACGCGTTAAATCATTATACCCGCAAACCGAGGTCATCATGATTACCGGGTTTTCCACCGTCGACTCTGCAGTGGAATCCTTAAAAGCAGGAGCATATCATTACATCACCAAACCTTTTAAACTGGAAGAGGTTCGCAAGGTTGTTTTTGAGGCTGTTCAAAAATATCAGCTTATTCAGGAGGTTGAGGAGTTGCGAAAGGAATCTGCTTGCCAGGAATCCCAGTTGCAGATCGTGACTCACAACCATTTAATGAAGGGACTTCTTGAGGTAGCCAAACAGGTAGCCGGTACAGACACTAATATAGTTATCAGTGGCGAGTCAGGTACCGGAAAAGAGCTCCTGGCTAAATATATTCACAGATCCAGTCCTCGAAATGAACAGACAATGCTGTCAATAAACTGCGGAGCCTTCAGTGAGGAGTTGTTGACCAATGAGCTTTTTGGACATAGCCAGGGCGCCTTTACTGGCGCCGATCAGGACAAGAAGGGGTTGGTGGAGATGGCGGATGGCGGTACTCTTTTTTTAGATGAAATCACAGAAATGCCGCTGTCCATGCAGGTTAAATTCCTGAGAGTGTTACAGGAGCAGGAGGTAATGCGAGTTGGTGGGACGAAACCGGTGAAGGTGAATGTCCGTTTTGTTGCAGCGACCAACAGGGACCTTGAAAAAGAGGTAAGATCCGGTCATTTCAGACAGGATCTTTTTTACCGGATCAACGTTGTTTCTTTAAAAATCCCACCCCTTTCTGATCGCAAAGATGACATTCCACTTCTTGTGCGATTTTTTCTCGACAAATATAATTCTTCAATGAGAAAACAAATCACCGAGATAAGTCAGGATGTGCTTGATACCCTACAGCATTATGACTTTCCAGGAAATGTTCGAGAACTTGAAAATATAGTCGAACGAGGAGTTGCCCTTGCTACTGGCAATACTCTGGGTCTTGCTCAAATACCGGATGACCTTCGTAATTTGGATATCCAGACCTTCAGAAAAAGTGCTGGAAAGTACGCAAGTATGGAAGAGGTAGAAAAATCCTATATTGAATGGATACTTAAGGAAACAGGGTTCAACAAGACCGAAGCCGCTAAAGCTCTGGGGATTGACCGAGTTTCTTTATGGCGGAAGATTAAAAAATTAGGTTTGGAATAA
- the uppP gene encoding undecaprenyl-diphosphatase UppP, with the protein MTLVQAVILGIVQGLTEFIPVSSSGHLVLVPHLLGWEFDHSRAFIFDVLVQWGTLFAVFIYYRKDLINIAVEFVSTLSKGKPFATENSRMGWYLILATIPAVVVGLLAKDLVESAFASPKMTGLFLLLTAVLLVAAEIAGKRNRSTSEITWFDAFWIGCSQVLALLPGVSRSGATIAGGMTRNLDRSAAARFSFLMSVPVMLGAGVLAFKDLFALQTMDDFLLPLCVGFFAALVSGYLAIRWLIAYLSKHSLYVFAVYCSLAGCLILLL; encoded by the coding sequence ATGACCTTAGTACAGGCTGTAATCCTTGGCATCGTCCAGGGATTGACAGAATTTATCCCAGTTTCCAGCTCCGGGCACCTGGTACTTGTTCCCCACCTTCTGGGGTGGGAGTTTGATCATTCAAGAGCTTTTATATTTGACGTTCTGGTACAGTGGGGAACGCTTTTTGCGGTTTTTATTTATTATCGTAAGGATCTTATCAACATTGCTGTGGAATTTGTCAGCACTTTGTCCAAAGGAAAACCCTTTGCAACGGAAAATTCACGTATGGGATGGTATTTGATTCTGGCAACCATACCCGCAGTTGTTGTCGGCCTCCTTGCCAAGGATCTGGTTGAGTCTGCCTTTGCAAGTCCTAAAATGACAGGGCTTTTCCTTCTTCTCACGGCAGTTCTGTTAGTTGCAGCTGAAATAGCAGGAAAGCGGAATCGCAGCACCAGTGAAATTACCTGGTTTGATGCCTTCTGGATCGGCTGTTCTCAGGTACTGGCCCTGCTTCCCGGCGTATCCCGTTCGGGAGCAACCATTGCTGGTGGAATGACCCGGAATCTCGATCGTTCTGCTGCAGCCAGATTTTCCTTTTTGATGTCGGTGCCTGTTATGCTGGGTGCGGGAGTGCTTGCATTCAAAGACCTTTTTGCCCTACAGACAATGGATGATTTTCTTCTGCCCCTCTGTGTCGGTTTTTTTGCTGCCCTTGTTTCAGGTTATCTGGCTATTCGCTGGCTGATAGCGTATCTAAGCAAGCATTCCCTCTATGTTTTTGCCGTTTACTGTTCACTTGCGGGTTGCCTGATTCTCCTCCTTTAG
- a CDS encoding ABC transporter permease, protein MARSNFLALAILILLLGLWEVACWIFTIPVFILPPPSIIMSTAVLRAPLILPHAMTTGLEIICGIVLALAVAIPLAMGMFAFPWLEKALSPFLVTSQAIPVFALAPLLVVWLGYGVAGKILMAAIIIFFPITVSLLEGFKGCDREFRVLFRLMGAGFWQTMRLLYWPWALPHFFAGLRVGVTVATIGAVIGEWVGAQSGLGFLMIQANARLKVDLVFAVILWLSLMGLLLWYGVGWLEKKSIFWRNNQQILE, encoded by the coding sequence ATGGCTCGTTCTAACTTTCTCGCTCTTGCAATACTGATCTTGCTCCTTGGTCTGTGGGAAGTGGCCTGCTGGATTTTTACCATTCCTGTGTTTATCCTGCCGCCCCCTTCGATTATTATGTCCACCGCTGTGTTAAGGGCTCCTCTGATTCTGCCCCATGCTATGACCACCGGACTGGAAATTATCTGTGGTATAGTTTTGGCCCTGGCGGTGGCTATCCCTCTTGCCATGGGAATGTTTGCCTTCCCCTGGCTGGAAAAGGCACTTTCTCCCTTTCTTGTGACTTCTCAGGCCATACCCGTCTTTGCTTTAGCTCCCTTACTGGTTGTTTGGTTGGGGTACGGAGTGGCAGGGAAGATCTTAATGGCGGCAATCATAATTTTTTTCCCTATCACTGTAAGTCTTCTTGAGGGGTTCAAGGGATGTGATCGTGAATTTCGGGTTCTCTTTCGCCTGATGGGGGCGGGGTTCTGGCAGACCATGCGTCTTCTCTACTGGCCCTGGGCTCTGCCCCATTTTTTTGCAGGTCTTCGGGTGGGGGTTACGGTGGCGACCATTGGAGCAGTAATAGGAGAGTGGGTGGGCGCTCAAAGTGGTCTTGGCTTTTTGATGATCCAGGCCAATGCCCGTTTGAAAGTAGATCTGGTCTTTGCTGTTATTCTGTGGCTGTCTCTTATGGGACTGCTGCTCTGGTACGGCGTTGGCTGGCTTGAAAAAAAGAGTATTTTCTGGAGAAATAACCAACAAATCTTAGAGTAG
- the thiC gene encoding phosphomethylpyrimidine synthase ThiC, translated as MDNTEKLPNSETITRTPFASSRKIYVPGKLHDIKVAMREISVEDAAIKGPGGCGSVVTVYDTSGPYSDPDVELDVRKGLPRLREKWIMDRGDVEQLNDLSSIFGKERLYNSDLDHLRFQDVKKPLRARAGKNVTQLHYARQGIITPEMEYVAIRENQRIDELREEMFQHPGQSFGANTPMTHITPEFVRDEIASRRAVLPCSINHPEAEPMIIGRNFLVKINANIGNSAITSSIEEEVEKMVWATRWGADTVMDLSTGKNIHETREWILRNSPVPIGTVPIYQALEKVDGRAEELTWEIFKDTLIEQCEQGVSYFTIHAGLRLHHVPMTAKRTTGIVSRGGSIMAKWCLAHHTESFLYTHFEETCELLKQYDVGFSLGDGLRPGCLQDANDEAQFGELDTLGQLTQLAWKHDVQTFIEGPGHVPMHMIKENMERQLKACGEAPFYTLGPLVTDIAPGYDHITSAIGAAMIGWYGTAMLCYVTPKEHLGLPDREDVREGVVTFKLAAHAADLAKGHPGAQYRDNALSRARFEFRWQDQFNLSLDPEKAVEFHDKTLPHSNAKVAHFCSMCGPKFCSMKISHEVRDYAKSLEADKQDAVATGMKEKADEFIQSGCQLYKQGA; from the coding sequence ATGGATAATACAGAAAAACTTCCGAACTCAGAAACCATTACCCGAACACCTTTCGCCAGTTCAAGAAAAATCTACGTCCCGGGAAAACTCCATGACATTAAGGTTGCCATGCGGGAGATCAGTGTTGAAGATGCTGCCATTAAGGGCCCCGGTGGCTGCGGTTCTGTGGTAACGGTGTATGACACCAGTGGCCCCTATTCCGATCCAGATGTCGAGCTTGACGTGCGCAAAGGGTTGCCCAGGCTGCGTGAAAAGTGGATCATGGACCGAGGGGACGTGGAGCAGCTTAATGATTTGTCTTCAATCTTTGGTAAGGAACGGCTTTATAATTCAGATCTGGATCACCTCCGTTTTCAGGATGTGAAAAAACCCCTGAGAGCCAGAGCTGGAAAGAATGTCACCCAGCTCCATTATGCCCGTCAGGGGATTATTACTCCAGAAATGGAGTATGTAGCCATTCGTGAGAATCAGCGTATTGATGAGCTGCGGGAGGAGATGTTTCAACATCCGGGGCAGAGTTTTGGTGCCAACACACCAATGACCCATATAACACCTGAATTCGTGCGTGATGAAATTGCATCGAGAAGGGCGGTGCTGCCTTGCAGTATCAATCATCCTGAGGCTGAGCCCATGATAATCGGGAGAAATTTTCTGGTGAAGATCAATGCCAATATCGGTAATTCCGCGATTACCTCATCTATTGAAGAGGAAGTGGAAAAGATGGTATGGGCCACCCGGTGGGGTGCTGATACGGTGATGGATCTTTCCACCGGTAAGAACATTCATGAAACCCGGGAGTGGATTCTGCGCAACTCACCCGTACCCATTGGCACTGTTCCAATTTATCAGGCTCTGGAGAAGGTTGATGGCAGGGCTGAAGAGCTCACCTGGGAGATCTTTAAGGATACCCTGATCGAACAGTGTGAACAGGGGGTAAGTTATTTCACCATTCATGCAGGACTGAGACTTCACCATGTTCCCATGACAGCGAAACGTACCACGGGTATAGTGAGTCGTGGCGGCAGTATTATGGCTAAATGGTGTCTGGCACACCACACAGAAAGTTTCCTCTATACCCATTTCGAAGAAACATGTGAGTTGCTGAAGCAATATGATGTCGGTTTTTCACTCGGTGATGGCCTTCGTCCTGGTTGTCTTCAGGATGCTAACGACGAGGCACAGTTTGGTGAACTGGACACATTGGGTCAATTGACTCAACTGGCGTGGAAACATGATGTCCAGACCTTTATTGAAGGCCCAGGCCACGTTCCCATGCATATGATTAAAGAGAATATGGAGAGGCAGCTGAAGGCCTGCGGGGAGGCGCCCTTTTATACACTTGGACCTCTGGTCACCGATATCGCGCCCGGTTACGATCATATAACCAGTGCAATCGGTGCTGCCATGATCGGTTGGTATGGAACGGCAATGCTCTGCTATGTGACGCCAAAAGAGCACCTTGGACTTCCTGATCGTGAAGATGTGCGTGAAGGTGTGGTTACCTTTAAACTGGCAGCCCATGCGGCGGATCTGGCAAAGGGCCATCCTGGAGCACAGTACCGTGATAATGCATTATCCCGGGCACGGTTTGAGTTTCGTTGGCAGGATCAGTTTAACCTTTCTCTTGATCCAGAAAAGGCGGTGGAGTTTCATGACAAAACCTTACCCCATTCCAACGCTAAGGTGGCTCATTTCTGCTCCATGTGTGGCCCTAAATTTTGTTCCATGAAGATTTCCCATGAAGTGCGGGACTACGCAAAGTCTTTGGAGGCGGATAAGCAGGATGCTGTTGCCACAGGAATGAAGGAGAAGGCAGATGAGTTTATCCAGTCTGGTTGCCAGCTGTACAAGCAGGGGGCATAG